The following proteins are encoded in a genomic region of Phragmites australis chromosome 9, lpPhrAust1.1, whole genome shotgun sequence:
- the LOC133929449 gene encoding protein WHAT'S THIS FACTOR 1 homolog, chloroplastic-like → MDAKLMLLPFPSAPAPLHPAAPARSLFLGASLPLHPCAPPPFLLRLRPRPAVVVAQAAVKRRKEVPFDNVIQRDKKLKLVLKLRNILVAQPDRVMSLRDLGRFRRDLGLTRKRRLIALLKRFPGVFEVIEEGVYSLKFRLTPAAERLYLDELHLKNESEGLAVTKLRKLLMMSLDRRILIEKIAHLKHDLALPPEFRDTICLRYPQYFRVVRMDRGPGLELTHWDPELAVSAAELAEEENRAREAEERNLIIDRPLKFNRVKLPKGLKLTRGEARRIAQFKEMPYISPYSDFSHLRPGSAEKEKHACGVVHEILSLTLEKRTLVDHLTHFREEFRFSQSLRGMLIRHPDMFYVSFKGDRDSVFLREAYRDSQLVEKNKLVLIKEKMRALVAVPRFLRRGAVRTSEAAKGANGAAQLLNEGSDTEDDEDEGLSDMEDLISELSGGKSDTDYQWGDGWFGENDDSPPDFEDDDSSPQEVKVTMKNADGSANRRVSVPVFPDGRPRERW, encoded by the coding sequence ATGGACGCCAAGCTGATGCTGCTCCCCTTCCCATCCGCGCCCGCGCCTCTCCACCCGGCGGCGCCCGCCAGGTCCCTCTTCCTTGGTGCCTCCCTCCCCCTTCACCCGTGCGCTCCGCCGCCGTTCCTGCTGCGCCTTCGCCCCCGCCCCGCTGTGGTGGTGGCGCAGGCCGCCGTGAAGCGCCGCAAGGAGGTGCCCTTCGACAACGTGATCCAGCGGGACAAGAAGCTCAAGCTGGTGCTCAAGCTCCGCAACATCCTCGTCGCGCAGCCCGATCGCGTGATGAGCCTCCGCGACCTCGGCCGCTTCCGCCGCGACCTGGGGCTCACCCGCAAGCGCCGTCTCATCGCGCTCCTCAAGCGCTTCCCGGGCGTCTTCGAGGTCATCGAGGAGGGCGTCTACTCCCTCAAGTTCCGCCTCACACCGGCCGCAGAGCGACTCTACCTGGACGAGCTCCACCTCAAGAACGAGTCCGAGGGCCTCGCCGTCACCAAGCTCCGCAAGCTCCTCATGATGTCGCTGGATAGGCGCATCCTCATCGAGAAGATCGCGCACCTCAAGCACGACCTCGCGCTCCCACCGGAGTTCCGCGACACCATCTGCCTCAGGTACCCGCAGTACTTCCGTGTCGTCCGGATGGACCGAGGGCCAGGGCTGGAGCTCACGCATTGGGACCCCGAGCTGGCCGTGTCGGCTGCTGAGCTCGCGGAGGAGGAGAATCGGGCGAGGGAGGCTGAGGAGAGGAATTTGATCATCGACCGGCCACTCAAATTCAACCGGGTGAAGCTGCCCAAGGGGCTGAAATTGACGCGGGGAGAGGCGCGGAGGATTGCGCAGTTCAAGGAAATGCCATATATTTCACCGTACTCGGACTTCTCACACCTGCGGCCCGGTTCGGCTGAGAAGGAAAAACATGCCTGCGGAGTCGTTCATGAGATTCTTAGCTTGACACTTGAGAAGCGCACATTGGTGGACCACCTGACGCACTTCCGGGAGGAGTTCCGGTTCTCCCAATCCCTGCGGGGCATGCTCATCCGTCACCCGGACATGTTTTATGTATCGTTCAAAGGGGACAGGGACTCGGTCTTCCTCCGCGAGGCATAcagggactcacagctagttgaGAAGAACAAGCTGGTGCTGATTAAGGAGAAAATGAGGGCTCTTGTAGCTGTCCCACGCTTCCTTAGAAGAGGTGCAGTTAGGACTAGTGAGGCGGCTAAGGGAGCCAATGGAGCGGCACAGTTATTGAATGAAGGAAGCGACACagaagatgatgaagacgaaGGGCTGTCTGATATGGAAGATTTGATTAGTGAACTTTCTGGAGGCAAATCCGATACTGACTACCAATGGGGAGATGGTTGGTTTGGTGAGAATGATGACTCGCCACCAGACTTTGAAGACGATGACTCAAGTCCGCAAGAAGTCAAGGTTACTATGAAAAATGCTGATGGTTCTGCCAACCGCAGGGTCTCTGTTCCTGTATTTCCTGATGGCAGACCAAGGGAACGGTGGTAA